A portion of the Esox lucius isolate fEsoLuc1 chromosome 20, fEsoLuc1.pri, whole genome shotgun sequence genome contains these proteins:
- the si:dkeyp-97a10.3 gene encoding uncharacterized protein si:dkeyp-97a10.3: MPVVEHDKRDESFAFLANTMARHLPHVVLSLTVLLPTALSQSPVPVQFSTNPVLVQTGTNAVFTVITIPQVYSITWGYPGGGTPLGTWIGGGAQLNSVAQYQGRVNITATQLRISSAQLGDAGNYTALVAPLSTTGLIGNTGSVQLFVFDAVSGVNLLVPSVALEGGNVSLSCIWTKGTQVTVMWGKGGTALTSNSRITITGGNLVIYPANRADAGVYSCTVSNPVSAQTATMTLTVYYGPDTPVLSKASPADCVGGADALVGQTLQLTCSSSSLPPATFSWQYNSAQVASGSVFSLQTFSTNQSGQYTCVASNAITGTTSRTGINLSIVGTCLSAGAVAGIVIGCVVILVLIIVAIVLCVCWRRKKRRQNEAPGQKTTPDTILIPPARRSHPPLYGYHNYNAPVDGHNNTNTLQHNGHANRNGFPHNDRHQNPDSYPDNGTAQDQNTLTHAQNANTLRTHPQMTQSHPNILIQAGTTQVGVNLNSQENNRTQQPTVHVNLNSYPANGQEPNEPSPRSLSRPGGTSRVNRSDLDTGLQASDGLIATGYTHSAPLSNVLHNGNTQTHRSGQDRQPRGASHSTNSSSSPHQQMPRNRLREIPAYPNNSPRGQTTAATQDGRAQTQITQAAPQSQTGPRQQSASHSHHNAQPQPKGPGAPQGPLTRGSTLDTRALADPNHFLPHTQAGIQQGSGDPLGERQHTPDQRQTVAQSQPVKQKSSGLTQTALERHEQTTPNPFRNRNHQTQAALLNSQAQGPNRRHKRPPSPPPTIPLAQFQTIPRDRTQYPGATRPTNVPRHQNGNGHHVQAGNIHRHGQHTHGLPAHPRQQTRQGRPRR; the protein is encoded by the exons ATGCCTGTGGTGGAACATGACAAAAGAGATGAGTCATTT GCTTTCCTTGCTAATACAATGGCCCGACACCTGCCTCATGTTGTGCTTTCATTGACAG TTCTCCTTCCTACGGCACTCTCACAAAGCCCTGTTCCAGTCCAGTTCAGCACAAATCCTGTGCTGGTGCAGACTGGTACTAATGCGGTTTTCACGGTCATAACAATACCCCAGGTGTACTCCATCACATGGGGTTACCCGGGTGGAGGGACCCCACTGGGGACATGGATCGGGGGCGGCGCACAGTTGAACAGTGTAGCCCAGTACCAGGGCAGGGTGAACATCACCGCGACACAGCTGCGTATCAGCAGCGCCCAGCTGGGTGACGCTGGGAACTACACGGCGCTGGTGGCCCCCCTGTCCACCACGGGCCTGATTGGAAACACCGGGTCCGTGCAGCTGTTCGTATTCG ATGCAGTGAGTGGAGTGAACTTGCTGGTACCCTCGGTTGCTCTTGAGGGAGGCAACGTGTCTTTGAGCTGTATCTGGACCAAGGGGACCCAGGTCACTGTAATGTGGGGCAAAGGGGGCACAGCCCTTACCTCCAACTCCAGGATCACTATCACCGGGGGTAACCTGGTGATCTATCCGGCCAACAGGGCAGATGCTGGGGTGTACAGCTGCACTGTCTCTAACCCTGTCAGCGCTCAGACTGCCACCATGACCCTCACTGTTTACT ATGGGCCTGACACCCCCGTGCTGAGCAAGGCCTCGCCGGCAGACTGTGTGGGAGGAGCAGACGCTCTGGTCGGCCAGACGCTTCAGCTCACCTGCTCATCCAGCTCCCTTCCCCCCGCCACATTCTCGTGGCAATACAACAGTGCACAGGTGGCGTCTGGCAGTGTGTTCAGCCTGCAGACCTTTTCCACCAACCAGAGTGGCCAGTACACGTGCGTGGCGAGCAACGCCATCACAGGCACCACGTCACGGACCGGGATAAACCTATCCATTGTGG GCACATGTCTCAGTGCAGGGGCAGTGGCAGGCATTGTGATTGGCTGCGTGGTCATTCTGGTCCTAATCATCGTAGCCATTGTACTATGCGTGTGTTGGAGAAGAA aaAAACGAAGACAGAATGAAGCGCCAGGGCAAAAGACAACCCCAGATACCATACTTATA CCTCCGGCCAGGCGCTCCCACCCACCGCTGTATGGCTATCATAACTACAATGCCCCGGTCGATGGCCATAATAACACTAACACACTTCAACACAATGGCCACGCCAACCGCAATGGGTTCCCCCACAACGACCGACATCAGAATCCAGATTCATATCCAGACAACGGCACCGCGCAGGACCAAAACACTTTAACACACGCTCAGAATGCAAACACGCTTCGAACACACCCACAGATGACTCAAAGCCACCCAAACATTCTCATACAGGCGGGAACGACACAGGTCGGTGTCAATCTTAACTCGCAGGAAAACAACCGCACGCAGCAACCCACGGTTCATGTCAATCTCAATTCCTACCCGGCCAATGGTCAAGAACCCAACGAACCGTCGCCAAGAAGCTTGTCCCGTCCTGGAGGTACTTCACGGGTAAACCGCAGCGACTTGGACACTGGTCTTCAAGCCTCTGATGGCCTTATTGCTACCGGGTACACACACAGCGCTCCACTTAGCAATGTTCTGCATAACGGCAACACACAGACTCACCGGAGTGGCCAGGACAGACAGCCCCGTGGTGCCAGTCACTCCACAAACAGTTCCAGCTCTCCCCACCAACAAATGCCCCGGAACCGCCTCAGGGAAATCCCGGCGTACCCCAACAATTCCCCCAGAGGCCAAACTACAGCAGCGACTCAGGACGGAAGAGCTCAGACCCAGATAACTCAGGCTGCTCCCCAAAGCCAGACGGGCCCCAGGCAACAAAGTGCGTCACACAGCCACCACAACGCCCAGCCTCAACCAAAAGGACCAGGAGCTCCCCAGGGACCGCTAACCCGGGGCAGCACGCTCGACACTCGAGCTCTTGCTGATCCAAATCACTTCCTGCCACATACACAGGCCGGGATTCAGCAGGGTAGCGGAGACCCTCTGGGGGAACGGCAGCACACACCAGACCAGAGACAAACTGTAGCACAATCACAGCCTGTGAAACAGAAATCCAGTGGCCTCACACAGACTGCCCTGGAAAGGCATGAGCAGACCACCCCTAACCCCTTCCGAAACCGCAACCACCAGACCCAGGCCGCCCTGCTCAACAGCCAGGCTCAAGGGCCTAACCGCAGGCACAAGCGGCCGCCCTCGCCCCCACCCACCATCCCTCTGGCTCAGTTCCAGACAATTCCCAGGGATCGCACCCAGTACCCCGGCGCCACAAGGCCCACCAATGTGCCCCGTCACCAGAATGGGAATGGGCACCACGTGCAGGCTGGTAATATACACAGGCATGGACAACACACCCACGGGCTCCCCGCCCACCCTCGGCAG CAGACACGCCAAGGAAGGCCAAGACGCTGA